In the Afipia sp. GAS231 genome, CGCTTGAAAACGCTTCTCTCTTTGTTTGACGCGTTTTCTTCACGCGAACCGGAAGCCCACTTCGCTTGAAAACGCTTCTCTCTTTGTTTGACGCGTTTTCTTCACGCGAACCGGAAGCCCACTTCGCTTGAAAGCGCTTCACTAGTGGATCCTGCGTCCGGCACGGGCGCCTCATCCACCCCCGTGCCGCACCCGACCCGCCCGGTTGTCCCCCCGGGCGGGTCAACTTTTTGGCCTTCAGCGGCTCCGCCAGGCGCCCCTGTTGCAAAACTGTTACCGACCGCTGCCATCCAACGGGTGCGCTATTTAGTCTTGTTGCTATTGCGAATTACTTGCAATAGGAACGGAACGAACAATGCATTTCCCCGCTCTGGCTTGGACCGGGAGAATCATGAGAATCCGACCGGGGGCGGCGGGGTTGATGACTTCATTTCTTGGGTGGCGGCAGGCCTTCAAATCTGCAGTGATGACGCGAGACCACCGCAACCTTTGCGAAGTGTCCGCACGATGACCCGCGACCGCCGATATCAGAAGCATGATGCGAGGCTTTTCCTGGTTGGTGTGGCGTTCGGCACGCTCGCGCTGGGCGGACCTGCGGCCGCGGCGGATATGGCGCTCAAGGCGCCCGCTTACAAAAGCATCTACGACTGGACCGGCTTCTATCTCGGTGGCCACTTCGGCTATGGCGGCGGAAGTCTTGGACCGGGAACCAATCCGCTTCCCGAGCAGGGCGTATTCCTGCCGCACAGCGTCACCGGACTGACCGGCGGCTACCAGGCTGGCTACAGCAGGCAATTCTCGAACCGCGTTGTGCTCGGCATCGAAGCGGACGCGTCGTTTCCAAGCCCGATGGACGGCGCGGCGCTGATGCCGGCGCCGTTCCACACCACTCTCGACTATACCGGCACCCTGCGCGGCCGCATCGGTTACGCATTCGGGCGCTGGATGCCTTATCTGACCGGCGGATTTGCCTGGGGACATACCCACGTCAATATCAACGACCCCACCGGAGGCCTCATCTCATCGCCGGGCCAATATCACACCGGCTGGACTGTGGGTGCCGGCGCCGAGTTCGCGGTGAGCGGCAACTGGAGCGCAAAAGCCGAATACAGCTACATCGATCTGTCACAGCGCATGTACGACCTCTCAGGTTTCGGGCTGCCGGGCGTGAATGTCGACCCGCGCATCCATCTGGTGAAACTCGGCCTCAACTACCACTTCGGCGACGCGCCATTGATCACGCCAACCGATGGAAAAACCCTGCTTCCGGAATCCAACGACTGGAATGTCCACGCGCAAACCACCTTTTTGCCGCAGGCCTATCCCGGCATTCGTTCGCCCTATGCCGGTGCCTTTAGTCTTCCCGGCTCCGGACAGTTGCAGGAGACCTGGACCACAACGGCGTTTGTCGGCGTGCGGCTGTGGCAGGGCGGCGAGTTCTATTTCAATCCGGAAATTGCGCAGGGCTTTGGCCTGAACGGCACGCTGGGATTGGCGGGATTCCCGAACGGCGAAGCGCAAAAGGCCGGCGCCGCCTTCCCGAAAATCCGCCCGCAGCGCTATTACATCAAACAGACCTTCGGCCTCGGCGGCGAGCAGGAAGAGGTTCCGGACGCGGCCAACCAATTGCCGGGGAAACGCGACATCGACCGCGTCACGCTGATCGTCGGGCGCTTTGCGATCGGCGATTTCTTCGACGGCAATTCCTATGCAAAGGATCCGCGCGCGGACTTCATGAACTGGGCAATGTGGTCGTCGGCGGCCTACGATTTTCCGGCCGACCTTCCCGGCTATACCCGCGGTGCGGTGGCCGAACTCAATCGCAAGGATTGGGCGGTACGCGCCGGATTGTTCCAGGTGCCCAGCGCGCCCAACAGCGACATCCTCACCTTCAAGACCGGCGGCGCCGTGGTCGAATTCGAGGGCCGCTATGCGATCTTCGATCAGCCGGGCAAATTGCGACTCGGGGTATTCGGCAATCGCGGCAACACCGGCGATTATCGCGACGCGCTGGCCATCGAGGCGATGAACCCGGCGCTTGATATCAATACGGTCATGGCGGGCATTCGCCGCGACAACCTGAAATACGGTTTCTATGCCAATGCCGAGCAGCAGATCGCGCAGGATGTCGGCCTGTTTGCCCGCGCCAGCTGGAACGACGGGCGGAGCGAGATTCTGTCGTTCACCGACATCGATCGCAGCATTTCAGGTGGCTTGTCGGTGAAGGGCAGCTATTGGGGACGCCCGAGCGATACCATCGGCATTGGCGGCGCCGTCAACGGGTTGTCCAGCGCGCATCGCGATTACCTCGCCGCCGGCGGCCTCGGCCTGCTGATCGGCGACGGCCAGCTCAACTATCGCAACGAGCGCATCTTCGAGACGTATTACGCCTATGCGCTCAACAAGCAGTTTACTTTGACCGCCGACTATCAGTTCATCACCAATCCCGCCTACAACGCCGACCGCGGCCCGGTTCATATCTTCTCGGGCCGCTTGCACGGCGAGTTCTAGGCAGCACCGGGCACTGGCAAAATCTCGCGCCGAAATCGCCCCGATCCCGTGCAAAAAAACCGCACCGGGAATAAAAGCCGGCAAACGGGATTCAGGTCATCGGGTATCCACGATAGGCGGAGGATGACGCACGTGCCGTTCCGGCTGATCTTGGCCAAGATTCGCCGTGGAACGACAGCGCCCGGCAGGTTCACCGCGCTGACGCTCGTTCTCGTCGCCGCTGCACCGACGCTCGCGCAGGCCGGGGAATGCCCGGGCTCGGCGTCGGAGATCGCCACCGACCGGCCGGACGTCACGAACTCCAGCCTCGTCGTTCCCGTTGGCAGCCTGCAGGGCGAAAACGGCATCAACACCACGCGGCGCGGCCTCGACAAGGCGTTCGACGGGACCAACAGCCGGCTCCGGCTCGGCATCGCCGACTGCCTCGAGATTCTGATCGACGTGCCGAATTATACCGGCCGCGTGAAGGGCGACGCCGACACCGGCTTCGGCAACGTGGCGCCGGCCATCAAATGGCAATTCGGTTCGCTTCCCGAAGCATGGAATCTATCGGTGACGGCGGGCGCTGGCCTGCCGACCGGCTCGCCGAAAATCGCAGGCCCCGGCCTGCAGCCCTATCTGCAATTTCCGTGGTCGTATGAGATCGGCGCCGGCTGGGGCACCAGCGGCATGGTGACGACGTTCTTTTTCCCGTCCGATCTTGCCAACAAGCAGACCACCGAAGCGACGTTCGTGCTCGAAAAGAAGGTCACCGATCGCGCGTCGCTGTTCGTCGAATATGTCGGCGATTACCCCTCGCGCGGCAGCAGTGTTCAACTCTTCAACACGGGCGGCGGATATCTGCTGACCAGGACTCAGCAGATCGACTTCCACGTTGCATTCGGCCTCAACCGGAATTCGCCGAATTACATCGTCGGCCTCGGCTATTCATTCCGGTTCGACGATCTGTTTCACAACGCCGCGCGGTAAGACGACGCGTTGATGGACGCGCGCGTGACGTCACCCCGCAGGCTGAAACGAATCCGCCCGCGCCATCGCCCAGTCGTCGCGGAAGCGCGGATCCTCGGTGCCTTCGATCAATTCGCCCGGTCGCAGCGACGGATAAAGCTGCGCGAAAGACCGTACCTCGGTGGTCGAGCTTCGCTGCGAGAAATGGATCGAGCGGATCTGCTGCGGATGCTCGAGACCGGCGGCAGCGAGCAGTTCGGTCAACGCATGCAGGGTCGCGTGGTGATAGTTGTAGACACGCTCGACCTTGTGCGGCACCACCAGCGCGCGATTACGCGAGGGATCCTGGGTCGTGACGCCGGTCGGGCAACGATCGGTATGGCAGCTCAGCGACTGGATGCAGCCGAGCGCGAACATGAATCCGCGCGCCGAATTGCACCAGTCGGCGCCGATCGCCATCGCGCGCGCCATGTCGAACGCGGTCGCAATCTTGCCGGCGGCCCCGATCTTGATGCGGTCGCGCGCATTGATGCCGATCAGCGCATTGTGGACGAAATTGACGCCCTCGCGCATCGGCATGCCCAAATGGTCCATGAACTCCAGCGGCGCGGCACCCGTGCCGCCTTCATTGCCATCGACGACGATGAAGTCGGGATAGATGCCGCTCTCCAGCATCGCCTTGCAGATCGCCAGGAACTCCCAGGGATGGCCGATGCACATCTTGAACCCGGCCGGCTTGCCGCCTGACAGCCTTCGCATCTCGGCGATAAAGGCCATCATCTGCAACGGTGTCGAGAACGCCCGGTGATAGGCCGGCGAGATGCAATCCTCGCCCATGGCAACACCGCGGATCCTGGAAATTTCCTCCGAGACCTTGGCCGCCGGCAGCACGCCGCCATGACCGGGCTTGGCGCCCTGGCTGATCTTGAGCTCGACCATCTTGATCTGATCGTCGGTCGCGACACGCGCGAACTCATCCGGATTGAACGTTCCGTCGCGGTTGCGGCAACCGAAATAGCCGGAGCCAACTTCCCAGATGATGTCACCGCCATTCTCGCGATGATAGGGGCTAACGCCGCCCTCGCCGGTGTCGTGGGCGAAGCCGCCCTTCTTGGCGCCCGCATTCAGCGCGCGCACCGCATTGGGGCTGAGCGCGCCGAAACTCATCGCCGAGATATTGAACACCGACGCCGAATACGGCTTGGCGCAATCGGGACCGCCGATGGTGATGCGGAACTGCTCCTCGGCACGCGGCTTCGGCGCCACCGAATGATGCATCCACTCATAGCCCTCGCGGTAGACGTCCTCTTGGGTACCGAATGGCCGCTTGTCCAGCACCATCTTGGCGCGCTGATAGACGAGCGCGCGGGTGTCGCGGGAAAACGGCATGCCGTCTTTCTCGCTCTCGAAGAAATACTGCCGCATCTCGGGCCGGATCTCTTCGAGCAGGAAACGGATATGCGCCGAGATCGGATAGTTGCGCAAAACCGCGTGGCTCTTCTGCGTCAGGTCGCGAATGCCGAGGAACGTCAGCGCGCCGAAGATCACAATCGGGATCAGCACGACTTCCCATATCTTCGGGTTATGGTCGAACACCCCGATACCGAGCAGCAATGCCGTGACGACGGCGCAGATCGTCAACACGATGAAGCGTGGCGAGAACGGAAGCAGCAGCGTTTCCATAAAATCCCTCAGCCGGATTATTGCTTGTCGACCGGTAGCTTAGTCCAATCAACGGAATAAGCGCCATACGATATACGCCCCCGCAATCGCGGATGTGACAGCAGCCCGTAAAAATTTACAGGCCCGGCCCCCGGAACGGTATGGTCCGGCGAGCTATTGCAGTGCAGCGTAACGATGGTTCTCAGTGACTGTGCAAGCGCATTTCGTGGGGAATTCTGCCCTGCTGCAGGCCGTGCTGGGCCAACCAGGCGTCGGTCGTCTCGATGGCGCGGGTGATATGATCCGATGTGCGCGAGAAATCGTACGGTGATCCCACCAGCGGGCATAACGGCGGCACCACGAAATACTCGATTTCGGGCCCGAGGCTTTCCAGTTCGCTCACCAGTTGACGCGCGATCAGCAGCGTCAACGCATGCAACGCGTTCGCGACCGCACCGACCGGCGGCTTCTGCGTCGCACAGGCGTGCCCGGTCGGCAGAATGATCAGCCGCCTGGCGCCTTTATTCACCGCCACCTGGATCGGCGTGTTGCTGGAGATGGCGCCATCGGCGAGGTAGTAATTCCGGTAATGCACCGGCGCGAACGCGCCGGGGATCGCCGTCGAGGCCACGATCGCCTCGTCGATCGGCCCGTCCGACAGCACCACGCTGTCGCCGGAGACGATGTCGGTGGTGACGATGTGCAGCGGCAGCTTGGCATCCTGCAGATTGCGATAGGGGATGTGATCCTCGATCAGCTTGCGGATGCCGTCATGGGGAATCAGAAAATCGCGGCGCCACAGGAAACTCAGCACAGTGCGCCAGCTCATCGGAAACACATCCTGCCGCGTCAGTGCGCGCCAGATCGTCTCCAGTCTCTCCACGCCTTTGAGCGTCGGGTCGCCGGCATAGAACGCGCCGTTCAAGGCGCCGACGCTGGAGCCCACCACCATATCGGCGGAAATGCCGTGCGCTGCGAGGGAATGCAGCATGCCGACCTGAATGGCGCCAAAACTGCCGCCGCCGGCAAACACAAAGGCGGTCTTCGCTGGCCCGATCTCATCGCGTACCGCCACGGCGCACTCGCTCCCCGATGCCGCCGCGTCGGCCAGGTGCCGCGCGGCGTTCGGAGGCGGTTATAGCAGCGGGAGAACGGGAGAAGCTACTGGCGCCAATGTCGTCCCCGCGAACGCGGGGACCCATACGCCGCGGCTTCTCGATTTGAGGTGGCATCAGTCGCCACCACCCGCAACAATAACGGCCGCAGAGTATGGGTCCCGGCTCAAGGCCGGGACGACAATCTTAGCGCTCGACGAACGCCTTCTCGATCACGAAGTGACCGGGCTGGCTGTGGCTGCCTTCGAGGAAGCCGCGGCCTTCGAACATCTGGCGCAATTCTTCCAGCATGCCCGGGCTGCCGCACATCATGATGCGGTCGGTCGCGATATCGAGCGGCGACTGGTGAATGTCGTTGAACAACTGTTCCGACGTGATCAGGTCGGTGATACGGCCACGGTTGCGGAACGGCTCGCGGGTGACAGTCGGATAATACAGCAACTTCTCCGACAGCAGCGGCCCGAACAGTTCATCGTCGCGCAGCTTGGCGACCAGTTCTTCGCCATAGGCGAGTTCGGATACCTGCCGGCAGCCATGAACCAGCACGATGGTCTCGTACCGCTCGTAGACATCGGGGTCCTTGATCAGGCTCGCGAACGGCGCCAAGCCGGTGCCGGTCGACAGCAGCAGCAAACGCTGGCCCGCAATCAGGTTGTCGGTGATCAGCGTGCCGGTGGCCTTGCGGCCGACCAGGATCTCGTCGCCTTCCCTGATCTTCTGCAGCTTCGAGGTCAGCGGCCCGTCCGCGACCTTGATCGAGAAGAATTCGAGTTCCTCCTCGTGATTGGCGCTCGCCATGCTGTAGGCGCGCAGCAGCGGACGGCCCTCGACCTCGAGGCCGATCATCGCAAACTGGCCGTTCTGGAAGCGGAAGCCGGAATCGCGGGTGGCGGTGAAGCTGAAAAGTGTATCGGTCCAATGCCGGACAGAAAGAACTTTCTCTCTATAGAACGCGCTCATGTGTTTTCGTTTTTCCTGACGTCTTGGTGTAGAACGTTTTGGTTTTTCGGACCCGAAGATACGAAAAACCCCCGAAATCATTGGCGATTTGACGCTTCATTTGCGCCAACGGGACAGATAGTCAATATGATCTGACGCACAATTGAGAGATCGGAATGGAAGTCGGTTTATTTTCTGGAATGGTTCAAGTCGAAGTCTGTTAACGCTGTCAGCGCGCGCAATTAACTTGCTGAAATCGTCACCGATCTGGCAATAAATTACCTCCAAAATCACTGCGATGGCAGAGCGGGAAAGTCGGTCATGATCAACGGCGAGCGCGCTTTCGTAAGCGCCGTCAGAAAATACTGCGCCAGCCACGGCATCGACGTCGAACTGAAAGCCGAGGGCTGGCTCATTGTCATGACGCGCGGGTCAAGCCGGCGCTTCGCCTTCGGCTATGATCTCGGGTTGAACAGCGCGGTCGCCCATCGCATCGCCAACGACAAGGCCGCGACCGCAGACGTTCTCGAAATCTGCGACATTCCCTGCGTGCCGCACACCGCGTTCCTGAGCCCGCGGATGTACAAGTACATCGTTCCCACAGGGGCATGGACGGCGATGCTCGATCTGCTGAAGCAGAATCCGCAAGGCCTCGTCGTCAAGCCCAACGAAGGCACCGGCGGAATTTCGGTCTTCAAGGTCAGGACCGAACCG is a window encoding:
- a CDS encoding carbohydrate porin — translated: MTRDRRYQKHDARLFLVGVAFGTLALGGPAAAADMALKAPAYKSIYDWTGFYLGGHFGYGGGSLGPGTNPLPEQGVFLPHSVTGLTGGYQAGYSRQFSNRVVLGIEADASFPSPMDGAALMPAPFHTTLDYTGTLRGRIGYAFGRWMPYLTGGFAWGHTHVNINDPTGGLISSPGQYHTGWTVGAGAEFAVSGNWSAKAEYSYIDLSQRMYDLSGFGLPGVNVDPRIHLVKLGLNYHFGDAPLITPTDGKTLLPESNDWNVHAQTTFLPQAYPGIRSPYAGAFSLPGSGQLQETWTTTAFVGVRLWQGGEFYFNPEIAQGFGLNGTLGLAGFPNGEAQKAGAAFPKIRPQRYYIKQTFGLGGEQEEVPDAANQLPGKRDIDRVTLIVGRFAIGDFFDGNSYAKDPRADFMNWAMWSSAAYDFPADLPGYTRGAVAELNRKDWAVRAGLFQVPSAPNSDILTFKTGGAVVEFEGRYAIFDQPGKLRLGVFGNRGNTGDYRDALAIEAMNPALDINTVMAGIRRDNLKYGFYANAEQQIAQDVGLFARASWNDGRSEILSFTDIDRSISGGLSVKGSYWGRPSDTIGIGGAVNGLSSAHRDYLAAGGLGLLIGDGQLNYRNERIFETYYAYALNKQFTLTADYQFITNPAYNADRGPVHIFSGRLHGEF
- a CDS encoding transporter, with translation MTHVPFRLILAKIRRGTTAPGRFTALTLVLVAAAPTLAQAGECPGSASEIATDRPDVTNSSLVVPVGSLQGENGINTTRRGLDKAFDGTNSRLRLGIADCLEILIDVPNYTGRVKGDADTGFGNVAPAIKWQFGSLPEAWNLSVTAGAGLPTGSPKIAGPGLQPYLQFPWSYEIGAGWGTSGMVTTFFFPSDLANKQTTEATFVLEKKVTDRASLFVEYVGDYPSRGSSVQLFNTGGGYLLTRTQQIDFHVAFGLNRNSPNYIVGLGYSFRFDDLFHNAAR
- a CDS encoding FMN-binding glutamate synthase family protein; amino-acid sequence: METLLLPFSPRFIVLTICAVVTALLLGIGVFDHNPKIWEVVLIPIVIFGALTFLGIRDLTQKSHAVLRNYPISAHIRFLLEEIRPEMRQYFFESEKDGMPFSRDTRALVYQRAKMVLDKRPFGTQEDVYREGYEWMHHSVAPKPRAEEQFRITIGGPDCAKPYSASVFNISAMSFGALSPNAVRALNAGAKKGGFAHDTGEGGVSPYHRENGGDIIWEVGSGYFGCRNRDGTFNPDEFARVATDDQIKMVELKISQGAKPGHGGVLPAAKVSEEISRIRGVAMGEDCISPAYHRAFSTPLQMMAFIAEMRRLSGGKPAGFKMCIGHPWEFLAICKAMLESGIYPDFIVVDGNEGGTGAAPLEFMDHLGMPMREGVNFVHNALIGINARDRIKIGAAGKIATAFDMARAMAIGADWCNSARGFMFALGCIQSLSCHTDRCPTGVTTQDPSRNRALVVPHKVERVYNYHHATLHALTELLAAAGLEHPQQIRSIHFSQRSSTTEVRSFAQLYPSLRPGELIEGTEDPRFRDDWAMARADSFQPAG
- a CDS encoding patatin-like phospholipase family protein, which translates into the protein MAVRDEIGPAKTAFVFAGGGSFGAIQVGMLHSLAAHGISADMVVGSSVGALNGAFYAGDPTLKGVERLETIWRALTRQDVFPMSWRTVLSFLWRRDFLIPHDGIRKLIEDHIPYRNLQDAKLPLHIVTTDIVSGDSVVLSDGPIDEAIVASTAIPGAFAPVHYRNYYLADGAISSNTPIQVAVNKGARRLIILPTGHACATQKPPVGAVANALHALTLLIARQLVSELESLGPEIEYFVVPPLCPLVGSPYDFSRTSDHITRAIETTDAWLAQHGLQQGRIPHEMRLHSH
- a CDS encoding ferredoxin--NADP reductase, whose translation is MSAFYREKVLSVRHWTDTLFSFTATRDSGFRFQNGQFAMIGLEVEGRPLLRAYSMASANHEEELEFFSIKVADGPLTSKLQKIREGDEILVGRKATGTLITDNLIAGQRLLLLSTGTGLAPFASLIKDPDVYERYETIVLVHGCRQVSELAYGEELVAKLRDDELFGPLLSEKLLYYPTVTREPFRNRGRITDLITSEQLFNDIHQSPLDIATDRIMMCGSPGMLEELRQMFEGRGFLEGSHSQPGHFVIEKAFVER